From a region of the Sinorhizobium sp. B11 genome:
- the pstB gene encoding phosphate ABC transporter ATP-binding protein PstB encodes MNMLTEAAVEKALDQKMSNVPYKMIGQDVSVYYGEKRALFDVNLNIRENTVTALIGPSGCGKSTFLRSLNRMNDTIDGCRVTGKITLDTDDIYDPDIDVVELRARVGMVFQKPNPFPKTIYENVSYGPRIHGLAKSKADLDQIVETSLQRAGLWNEVKDRVHESGTGLSGGQQQRLCIARAVAVSPEVILMDEPCSALDPIATAKVEELIHELRENYTIVIVTHSMQQAARVSQRTAMFHLGNLVEENDTDKMFTNPDDPRTQDYIMGRFG; translated from the coding sequence ATGAACATGTTGACGGAAGCCGCAGTCGAGAAGGCGCTGGACCAGAAAATGAGCAACGTCCCGTATAAGATGATCGGTCAGGATGTCTCCGTTTATTACGGCGAGAAGCGTGCGCTTTTCGATGTCAATCTGAACATCCGCGAAAACACCGTGACCGCGCTGATCGGCCCCTCGGGCTGCGGCAAGTCCACCTTCCTGCGTTCGCTGAACCGCATGAACGACACGATCGACGGCTGCCGCGTCACCGGCAAGATCACGCTCGACACGGATGATATCTACGATCCCGATATCGACGTCGTCGAACTGCGTGCCCGCGTCGGCATGGTATTCCAGAAGCCGAACCCGTTCCCGAAGACGATCTATGAAAACGTCTCCTACGGCCCGCGCATTCACGGTCTGGCAAAGTCCAAGGCCGACCTCGACCAGATCGTCGAGACCAGCCTGCAGCGCGCCGGCCTCTGGAACGAGGTCAAGGACCGCGTGCATGAATCCGGCACCGGCCTCTCCGGTGGTCAGCAGCAGCGTCTGTGCATCGCACGCGCTGTCGCCGTCAGCCCGGAAGTCATCCTGATGGACGAACCCTGCTCAGCGCTCGACCCGATCGCGACTGCAAAGGTCGAGGAGCTGATCCACGAGCTGCGTGAAAACTACACCATCGTCATTGTGACGCATTCCATGCAGCAGGCCGCCCGCGTATCACAGCGTACGGCCATGTTCCACCTCGGCAACCTGGTCGAGGAAAACGATACTGACAAGATGTTCACCAATCCGGACGATCCGCGCACCCAGGACTATATCATGGGCCGGTTTGGCTGA
- the phoU gene encoding phosphate signaling complex protein PhoU: MASTHIFSAYDDDLKFLSRRISEMGGLAEQMGADAVRALVNGDTALAQKVISDDVILDHAEREINDKAIVTIARRQPMASDLREIMGSIRIAADLERVGDLGKNTAKRVIAVQSTGVPRKLARGLEHLSELALVQLKEVLDVYTNRSADKAKSIRERDDEIDAMYTSLFRELLTYMMEDPRNITSCTHLLFCAKNIERIGDHATNIAETIYYMATGAQPEGERPKDDSSNTVGAVTE, from the coding sequence ATGGCATCGACACATATTTTTTCCGCCTATGACGACGATCTGAAGTTCCTGTCCCGGCGCATTTCCGAGATGGGTGGTCTTGCCGAACAGATGGGCGCCGACGCAGTTCGCGCGCTGGTCAACGGTGACACCGCACTCGCTCAGAAGGTCATTTCCGACGACGTGATCCTCGATCACGCTGAACGCGAAATCAACGACAAGGCGATCGTCACGATCGCCCGCCGCCAGCCGATGGCCTCCGACCTTCGCGAGATCATGGGTTCGATCCGCATTGCCGCCGACCTCGAGCGCGTCGGCGATCTCGGCAAGAACACGGCAAAGCGCGTCATTGCGGTGCAGAGCACCGGCGTTCCGCGCAAGCTCGCCCGCGGTCTCGAGCATCTCTCCGAACTGGCTCTGGTCCAGCTCAAGGAAGTGCTCGACGTCTACACCAATCGCTCGGCCGACAAGGCCAAGTCCATCCGCGAGCGCGACGACGAGATCGACGCGATGTACACCTCGCTGTTCCGCGAACTCCTCACCTACATGATGGAAGATCCGCGCAACATCACGAGCTGCACGCATCTTCTCTTCTGCGCCAAGAACATCGAGCGCATCGGCGACCACGCGACCAACATCGCCGAGACGATCTACTACATGGCAACCGGCGCCCAGCCGGAGGGCGAGCGTCCGAAGGACGACAGCTCCAATACCGTTGGTGCGGTCACGGAGTAA
- the phoB gene encoding phosphate regulon transcriptional regulator PhoB, whose product MIPRVAVVEDEEALSVLLRYNLEAEGFEVDTILRGDEAEIRLQERTPDLLILDWMLPGVSGIELCRRLRMRPETERLPIIMLTARGEESERVRGLSTGADDYVVKPFSTPELVARVKAMLRRARPEVLSTVLKCGDIELDRETHRVHRKSREVRLGPTEFRLLEFLMSSPGRVFSRSQLLDGVWGHDIYVDERTVDVHVGRLRKALNFSNMQDVIRTVRGAGYSMEA is encoded by the coding sequence ATGATCCCAAGAGTTGCAGTTGTTGAAGATGAAGAGGCGCTGAGCGTGCTTCTCCGCTACAACCTCGAAGCCGAAGGTTTCGAGGTGGATACGATCCTTCGTGGCGACGAAGCCGAAATCCGGCTTCAGGAGCGCACGCCGGACCTGCTCATCCTTGACTGGATGCTGCCGGGCGTTTCCGGCATCGAGCTCTGCCGCCGGCTGCGAATGAGGCCGGAAACCGAGCGCCTGCCGATCATCATGCTGACGGCGCGCGGCGAAGAGAGCGAGCGCGTTCGAGGTCTTTCGACCGGCGCGGACGACTATGTCGTCAAGCCCTTCTCCACGCCGGAACTCGTCGCCCGCGTCAAGGCGATGCTCCGACGCGCCCGTCCCGAGGTGCTCTCCACCGTTCTTAAATGTGGTGATATCGAGCTCGATCGCGAAACGCACCGCGTCCATCGCAAGAGCCGCGAAGTCCGCCTTGGCCCGACCGAATTCCGCCTGCTGGAATTCCTGATGTCCTCGCCGGGCCGCGTCTTCTCCCGCTCGCAGCTTCTCGACGGCGTCTGGGGCCATGATATCTACGTGGACGAGCGCACCGTCGACGTCCATGTCGGCCGCCTGCGCAAGGCGCTGAATTTCTCCAACATGCAGGATGTCATCCGCACCGTGCGCGGCGCGGGATATTCCATGGAAGCTTAA
- a CDS encoding pyrroline-5-carboxylate reductase produces MEIDPKRMTMGFVGAGTITEAVVTGLGKTAFRDTPIALSPRNAGVASRLAAANGNVSIAVGNQDVLDRSDLVFLAVRPQIAEEVIRSLQFRPGHHVISFVAATPMDQLLAWIDRPVRLSLAIPLPFVADLQGATAIYPPDEVSHTLFSALGTAIQVEDKQEFELLAVASCLMASYFGILDATSTWLQSKGLSGTAGDAYLRQLFSGLAHAARSKPVASFDELIGEHSTKGGLNEQVLEDFRAFGGTAALQKALDRILVRIRL; encoded by the coding sequence ATGGAGATCGATCCAAAGCGGATGACAATGGGGTTCGTCGGGGCGGGCACGATTACCGAGGCTGTCGTCACCGGATTGGGCAAGACAGCGTTTCGCGACACACCCATCGCGCTGTCACCTCGTAACGCAGGCGTCGCCTCTCGGCTCGCGGCGGCAAACGGGAATGTGTCTATCGCTGTGGGCAACCAGGATGTTCTCGACCGCTCCGATCTCGTATTTTTGGCAGTGAGGCCGCAAATTGCCGAGGAGGTCATCCGCTCGCTCCAATTTCGGCCGGGCCACCATGTCATCAGCTTTGTCGCGGCTACGCCAATGGATCAACTGCTGGCCTGGATCGATCGGCCGGTTCGCCTGAGCCTGGCAATTCCACTTCCGTTCGTCGCCGATCTCCAGGGAGCGACTGCGATCTACCCGCCCGACGAGGTCTCCCACACCCTCTTTTCGGCGCTCGGAACGGCGATCCAGGTTGAAGACAAGCAGGAGTTCGAACTTCTCGCCGTAGCGAGCTGCCTGATGGCCAGCTATTTCGGCATCCTGGACGCGACGTCGACCTGGCTGCAGAGCAAGGGGCTCTCGGGAACGGCTGGCGATGCCTACCTCCGTCAATTGTTTTCCGGCCTCGCCCATGCCGCCCGTTCGAAACCTGTCGCGAGTTTCGATGAACTCATCGGCGAGCATTCGACCAAGGGCGGATTGAATGAACAGGTGCTCGAAGACTTTCGCGCGTTTGGCGGGACTGCGGCTCTGCAAAAGGCTCTTGATCGAATTCTTGTGCGCATCCGTCTGTAG